The following proteins are encoded in a genomic region of Liolophura sinensis isolate JHLJ2023 chromosome 5, CUHK_Ljap_v2, whole genome shotgun sequence:
- the LOC135465988 gene encoding aplysianin-A-like, with the protein MASGGEGECLDVAIVGGGIGGTYTAWRLRERGLKIAIFENTDRIGGRTFSVFLPSVPNVPADLGAMRFHRGIHTTLEGLLPQLGLRSEVFQPDQFQKMFHFRGRRLTGEELNSTKLPYNLSPSESKITSNLIWRLSQQALNVSRPDQIPDIEEATTPDGVPVYKQSYLNLMDKLWSSEAKNYLKDLSVFYTLFDTNVNAVHDAVATNPLVPSPQFTLFNTSLLFQIRPRRICASQVILALPPGALKNIQWGPLQNALPVKTALESVNDFSAMKIFLAYPSAWWDNFSVNYKAFFTDLPLRQGGEFGRFRNSSGHETALMMVSYADTKENNDFWRHLRSSPNTISSFIVPAAFSVSTKVVEHVHHHLATMYDVNASSIPMPIDGVMHIWDDPQNGGAWQLFKPGYQPKAVANFIQQPSASDDVFIVTNAFSRDLYGWSEGCLRAADKVLRQFFNMI; encoded by the exons ATGGCGAGTGGGGGTGAGGGGG AATGCCTGGACGTGGCCATTGTTGGAGGGGGGATAGGTGGTACGTACACCGCATGGCGACTTCGAGAACGAGGCTTGAAAATCGCCATCTTCGAAAACACGGATCGAATCGGAGGTCGGACGTTCAGCGTGTTTCTTCCCTCCGTGCCGAATGTTCCTGCTGATTTGGGGGCAATGAGATTTCACCGTGGTATACATACAACACTCGAAGGTTTATTACCACAACTGGGTCTGCGCTCAGAAGTTTTTCAACCAGATCAGTTCCAAAAGATGTTCCATTTTCGAGGAAGACGACTAACTGGAGAGGAACTGAATAGTACAAAGTTACCATACAACCTATCACCGAGTGAGAGTAAAATTACAAGCAATTTGATATG GAGATTATCTCAACAAGCTCTGAATGTCAGTAGACCTGATCAGATCCCTGATATAGAAGAGGCTACGACACCAGACGGAGTCCCGGTCTATAAACAAAG CTATCTTAATTTGATGGACAAACTGTGGAGTAGTGAAGCTAAAAATTACTTAAAGGATCTTAGCGTTTTCTACACGTTATTCGACACGAACGTGAACGCCGTTCACGATGCTGTGGCGACCAACCCACTCGTACCTTCTCCCCAG TTCACCCTGTTTAACACCAGTCTCTTGTTCCAGATAAGACCGAGGCGGATTTGTGCGTCCCAGGTGATTCTTGCCCTCCCTCCAGGGGCTCTGAAGAATATCCAATGGGGCCCGTTACAAAACGCTCTGCCCGTGAAGACGGCACTGGAATCCGTCAATGATTTTAGCGCCATGAAAATCTTTCTTGCCTATCCATCTGCCTGGTGGGATAATTTCTCTGTAAACTACAAAGCCTTCTTCACTGATCTTCCACTTCGACAGGGTGGAGAGTTTGGTCGTTTTCGTAATTCTTCGGGTCACGAGACAGCGTTAATGATGGTATCGTACGCAGACACAAAGGAAAACAATGACTTTTGGAGGCACCTGCGCAGTTCGCCAAATACTATTTCGTCCTTCATCGTCCCAGCAGCGTTTTCAGTTAGTACAAAAGTTGTAGAACACGTGCATCATCACTTGGCAACGATGTATGACGTCAATGCAAGCTCTATTCCAATGCCAATAGATGGCGTTATGCATATTTGGGATGATCCGCAAAATGGTGGAGCTTGGCAGTTGTTCAAACCTGGCTACCAACCAAAAGCAGTAGCAAATTTTATTCAACAACCTTCCGCGTCTGATGACGTCTTCATCGTGACTAATGCTTTCTCCAGAGACCTCTATGGTTGGAGTGAAGGATGTCTCAGGGCAGCTGATAAAGTCCTTCGACAATTCTTCAACATGATATAA